The Echeneis naucrates chromosome 10, fEcheNa1.1, whole genome shotgun sequence genome has a window encoding:
- the LOC115049814 gene encoding alpha-1A adrenergic receptor-like has translation MSLSTDNVTTFWRNASSDLDGTRGASSRVNFTNSSGGNDTEPGQVDLSRAIPLGLVLGAFIVFAIAGNILVILSVVCNRHLRTPTNYFIINLAIADLLLGTTVLPVSATLEILDYWVFGRIFCDIWAAVDVLCCTASIMSLCVISIDRFIGVSHPLQYPGIVTEKRALLAMLGVWVLSVVISIGPLLGWKQPPSPDDTECPITEEPFYVLFSSLGSFYIPLVVILAMYCRVYIVAKRTTKNLEAGVMRERMNSSELTLRIHKGSQVQEESAGSGAAKGRAHQARSSLTVKLLKFYREKKAAKTLGVVVGMFTLCWLPFFLALPIGSFNVNLRPPDIVFKVTFWLGYFNSCLNPIIYPCYNREFKLAFIRILRCQCHQRKRPSWNAYNYRTSNFSSSGNSRKGSADHNSSCLNGSQRTLPSSASPSPSYLSKDLPPCPEGDTLYIWGAATSTPSTPNLLPGSPVDCQHRALKGEAGGEKAAEETTGGIFSFSFGKKRDKRGVHKDSTGPEDKV, from the exons ATGAGTCTGAGCACTGACAATGTCACAACATTTTGGAGAAATGCTTCCTCGGATCTCGACGGGACTCGTGGCGCGTCTTCCCGGGTCAACTTTACCAACAGCTCCGGGGGAAACGACACGGAGCCCGGCCAGGTGGACCTCAGCCGGGCCATCCCCCTGGGCTTGGTGCTGGGGGCTTTCATCGTGTTCGCCATCGCGGGCAACATCCTTGTCATCCTCTCGGTCGTGTGCAACAGGCACCTGCGGACTCCGACGAACTACTTCATCATTAACCTGGCCATCGCCGACCTGCTGCTGGGCACCACGGTGCTGCCGGTGTCCGCCACCCTGGAGATCTTAGACTACTGGGTGTTCGGCCGGATCTTCTGTGACATCTGGGCGGCCGTGGACGTGCTGTGCTGCACCGCGTCCATCATGAGCCTCTGCGTAATATCCATCGACCGCTTCATCGGAGTGAGTCACCCGCTGCAGTACCCGGGCATCGTGACAGAGAAGCGGGCCCTGCTGGCCATGCTGGGAGTGTGGGTGCTGTCGGTGGTCATCTCCATCGGCCCTCTGCTCGGGTGGAAGCAGCCGCCGTCGCCGGACGACACGGAGTGCCCGATCACCGAGGAGCCGTTTTACGTGCTCTTCTCCTCCCTGGGCTCCTTCTACATCCCCCTGGTCGTCATCCTGGCCATGTACTGTCGGGTGTATATAGTCGCCAAAAGAACCACTAAGAACCTGGAGGCAGGCGTGATGCGTGAGAGGATGAACTCCAGCGAGTTGACCCTCCGGATCCACAAAGGATCTCAGGTGCAGGAGGAGTCCGCCGGCTCAGGCGCAGCCAAGGGCCGTGCGCACCAAGCCAGGAGCTCCCTCACGGTGAAACTCCTCAAGTTCTACCGGGAGAAGAAAGCAGCCAAAACTTTGGGAGTTGTGGTCGGCATGTTTACGCTTTGTTGGCTGCCCTTCTTTCTCGCCTTGCCCATAG GGTCTTTTAATGTGAACCTGCGCCCACCTGATATCGTCTTCAAAGTGACCTTCTGGCTGGGCTACTTCAACAGCTGTCTGAACCCCATCATCTACCCGTGCTACAATCGTGAGTTCAAGCTGGCCTTCATTCGCATCTTGAGATGCCAGTGTCACCAGCGTAAACGTCCCAGCTGGAACGCATACAACTACCGCACATCTAACTTCAGCTCCTCTGGAAACTCACGAAAAGGCTCTGCAGATCACAACTCCAGCTGTTTGAACGGCAGCCAGCGTACGCTGCCATCCTCAGCCAGTCCGAGCCCCAGCTACCTGAGCAAAGATCTCCCACCTTGCCCTGAGGGGGACACATTATACATCTGGGGGGCAGCCACCTCGACTCCCTCTACACCTAACCTGCTACCTGGCAGCCCTGTGGACTGTCAGCACAGGGCTCTAAAAggggaggcaggaggagaaaaagcagcTGAGGAGACTACTGGtggtattttctctttttcgTTTGgcaagaaaagagacaaaagagggGTACACAAAGACAGCACAGGGCCTGAGGACAAGGTGTGA
- the LOC115050131 gene encoding gastrotropin-like — MAFTGKYELESQENYEAFLQAIGVPDAKTDHKVITEVLQDGNNFTWTQSIPNWSWSNEFTVGQECELATMMGSKFKAIVTMEGDKISIPFPQYHFTAEITKDKLLMNCVTPGEKGVTFKRVSKRI; from the exons ATGGCTTTCACTGGAAAATATGAGCTGGAGAGTCAAGAAAACTATGAGGCGTTTCTGCAAGCAATTG GAGTTCCCGACGCCAAGACAGACCACAAAGTGATCACAGAGGTTCTTCAGGATGGGAACAACTTCACCTGGACTCAATCCATCCCCAACTGGAGCTGGTCCAATGAGTTCACTGTTGGCCAGGAATGTGAGCTGGCAACAATGATGGGCTCCAAGTTCAAG GCCATTGTCACTATGGAAGGCGACAAGATTTCAATACCATTTCCTCAGTATCACTTCACAGCAGAGATCACGAAAGATAAACTACTGATG AATTGTGTAACCCCAGGAGAGAAGGGTGTGACCTTCAAAAGAGTTAGCAAGCGGATCTGA